In a single window of the Aminomonas paucivorans DSM 12260 genome:
- a CDS encoding TRAP transporter small permease, with protein MLKKWFDNAEEYLLVGSLAFNVVLVFFQVVMRYVFQNSLSWSEELARYIFLWQTWLGASYAVKEHRHLRVEMLADRFKGRARLVFELFVLVVWFGFSGFLAYQGYQMTSFLAQSGQTSAAMQIPISWAYASVPVGCGLMALRLVGEIRRVLAEALATPKEV; from the coding sequence ATGCTCAAAAAATGGTTCGACAACGCCGAGGAGTACCTCCTGGTGGGGAGCCTGGCGTTCAACGTGGTCCTGGTGTTCTTCCAGGTGGTCATGCGGTACGTGTTCCAGAACTCCCTCTCCTGGAGCGAGGAGCTGGCCCGGTACATCTTCCTCTGGCAGACCTGGCTGGGGGCGAGCTACGCCGTGAAGGAGCACCGGCACCTGCGGGTGGAGATGCTGGCGGACCGCTTCAAGGGGCGGGCCCGGCTGGTCTTCGAACTTTTCGTGCTGGTGGTCTGGTTCGGCTTCAGCGGCTTTCTCGCCTACCAGGGATACCAGATGACCTCGTTCCTCGCCCAGAGCGGCCAGACCTCCGCGGCCATGCAGATCCCCATCTCCTGGGCCTACGCCTCCGTCCCCGTGGGCTGCGGCCTCATGGCCCTTCGTCTGGTGGGGGAGATTCGGCGGGTCTTGGCCGAGGCCCTCGCCACCCCCAAGGAGGTCTGA